ATATAACATTCTCTCTTGCATtcattgttccttatgatatgaagttgtgcatTTGCCTTTTTTATTATGTTGTGATAGATGTTTAGGTAGAGATTTAAAAATGTTGCTATTCCACAAAGCATTGATTTGTTATACTTGAGCTTTAACATTAAATTGTGACGTTATGGTAGTTTATTTGACAATCCCATATATCCTGGACATTAACATAATATTATGAATTTTCAAATAGGCAGAAACTGGCCGTTAACAAAATCGTATTCATAATTCCTTGAATCTTTAATGTTAAATACTTTATTATATCTATTGAGCATTGTAAATGATATACGATCAACTAAATGTCCTATCCAAACCAAGCTAGAACCACATTTACGATGACAAGCTACATGCAATTCTCACGTGTTAATCATTGTTTTTCAAGTTGCCCATCCAAAAGCCCTCAAGACATTTGTTCACCGTGAGCATGGCCTTCACACGGAACACAAACACCTCCGTGGTACGCTTCATCATGGACACCTGGTTAGTCAGCGCTATGTCGTTGATGATCTGAAAAGGTAAATAACGGGTAAAATATGTACAGTACGTAAAAAAGATCTAAAATGTTCAATAACTGATTAAATATGTACTGCATTTTACAACACAAAGATCTCATATGTTCTATAACTGATTAAATGGGCAATAACTGATTAAATATGTTCTGTAGTATACATCAAAAAAATCTAAAATGTTCAACAACTGATGAAATGGTAatccaaatagtaaaatgcagcattgaaaggttaaaaaaatattacaaatatatatagttCAAAGACATAAAGACCCAGCATGTTCATCATGTTATCACGTTTTTTGTAGAAAAATAAAGTTTTCTGTATGCATATTCTCATGGGCGTCCCCAGAAATTATCCAAGGGGGTCAAGGGGGGAGCTCATCAGGGACGGACTCAAGGAAACGGATCTACAGAGGGTGATCACTGCAGTGTCGCATGCACAGAATAGTCACTGTGCGTGATCTGTGGCAGGGAAACGACGGCCAAGGTCAAGGGGTCGGGAAAATGAGGTCGGAACCAGGGAATGGCGCTTACTTTCTCCGTGCGCTTAAAGAACATGATCGAAGGCTCTCCGTCGCAATCGACCCATAAACAGTTCTCGAGTTTCCACGTGGAGCTCCTAAGTGCTGGAACAGACGGCCAGAACGGGCCGACGGATGTTGCCGGGGCTGTTGTCAACAAAACATTGGTTGAATTTGCTTTCGGTCTTGGTTTAGACGCCAGTAAATTGTTTAAGAATAACGATTCCTACGCATTCTTTAAGTAACTTAAAGATGATTCTCTAATAGAGACTGTGCTAACGTGAACTAATGTTATGGATATTCAGTTGTTGAATATAACATTTCTAAGCAAATAGATGATGATCATTACGCAGGACTACAGTGTGTTCAAAtgatgtccctggggtcaaattgacCCGCCATAGGGGTTACTATTTTATTTCCTTTTATGTATTAATTGAAAGTTTAATCTGAAACCACAGTGCCCAGACGTTAGTTATTTGGCATTTTATGTCTTAAATTGGTCCTTTTTGCAAATCATGTCCCTGTGGTCAAAACTTGggcgccgtggcgtagtggatatggtgtctgcctagcaaccgGTAGATAGTGGATTTGACACCCACTGTAAGagggttctttagatctccttTAAAGACAGCAAGTACTGGTTCTGGCCAGGAAACGGACTAGTGTTtttataagccttaggctttcgatagaatcaagctaaaataaatatgtctaaattaaacttaaacttGCCGAGTCACATTTTTTATAAAGACTTGCATAATTAATATTGATACACAAATAAGAAATCATCTTCTGTGAagccgcaagggtcaggggtttgaTACTTGATTTGTAGCAgagtattgtttttaaaattatgtggCAGGGGTCACAGCTAACCAGACACAGAGTCACATAATATAGAAAGACTAAATCTTTGGTAGGCGACATCATATAGTGGTTCTTGAGTAAGTTTGTTCAAAATTGATCCCATTTTAGGGTTTACTTGACTATAatgtatttgttaatgtttttagtAAGCATTTAAAGTTGTTCTTATAACTGTCTCAGACCCACATTAAGTCTGAGCaataaagagttaaaaaaaaCCTAGATAAAAACTACAGCTGTTACACAAATGTCACAAAATCTACACATAACAGGTTGGTGTATATATGTCGCAGGTGAGCGATAAAAGGCCATTTGACTCTTTTTAGTACTTCATCTGGATCACACATAGATAATTATTAATTTGCAGtataaaacaagattaaacattACAACACTTATGGCTCGTACTTCATATGTCTCCATgtgtattaatacattttaaactcAAAGTGACATTAAGTAACTTGTCTAATTCAGATCAGTTCAGTCTGATCTTCATTACTATGTCACATAATCTAGCATATGTTTACATGTGGTCATGtgattgtttataaaaagtaactGTGTTGATTAGAATTAAATGAATCTCTCTACAGTAATCTTTCACAATAATCTATGGCACAGTTGTAGTACATAAAACATAGCGGTTAAATCTCAGCTTGGGCCTGAGTTTTTTATTGACTTAAAAACTAGAATGTTTGTTATCTTTCCACAATCAGCTTTCACAATCCTCAGTAGCAAAGTGATGGTGCATATGGCTTGAAGGAGTTGTGGAGATCAGGTGGAAGCAGTTCAAACTCAGCTGGAGCCAGTGTTTATGTTGACCTTAAAAGTACAATgtttccaaatgatatattaaTCTTTCCAAAATAAGCTTTCACAATCCTCTGTAGCACAGTTGCGTTGCATCGCACTTGCAGGAGAAGTGGGAGCCGTTGGTATTGGTCCAAATTATACTGGGGGCAATATACATTAAGTATTAacaccatttaaaaaaatacgaatatttgtttgatttttttttaatttgcatttacatCGATAGtgtttttaaaaaatagttttttttttcacaaaaacatGTTTGCTGGCCTTATGTTTTTACTCTTAtaagcatgttttacaaaaatgatTGAACATGGAGTTTACTTTGATGGGCAAAATTCCACTTTagtgaaaattaaatttaattgttacaaaattaatttgaaaacaagTCTTTTTCAGGAGGTGAGAAAGGCACCCTATGCAAGTGAACATGGAAATGAACAACAATTTATTaataagtttttgtttaaaaagccgAAACCCTTTATTGTTACCTTGTCCTTTCAATAAGTGCATACTAATGTTACATGAGACATCCTCTGGTCATGGGGAATAGTAAttcaaaaaaatcttaaaatcgTTCATAGGAATTGAAGttaccaaaaataaataaaaacattagtGATCTTTAACCTTTTACTGAGAAGCCATGAAAATTGTATGTGACACAATAAAAAACCTAGGATTTTAAAATTTGGATTTGATAGttcatgacctttgacctttaattaTGACCTTAACCATAAACAGCGAAGTGTGAGTTGTCTCGCAATAGTGAATGATAACTTCTAATAATATTGCAATCCCCAGATGCAGAACAGAAACATTGACCTCGAAATTTAACCTTAAGGAGAATGGGAGTTGTGACACATTGTCTAGTCAGGGgggaataataataaaaagaaatcaTAAAATCTTCCCAGGCATTTAACAGTTCAAATTAGAGACTTTTATActctttgactttgacctttaaaaGGGGGATTGGGAGACACAAAGTCTTCTGATATggaataaacatttataaaccaTGTTGTATTGAAACCTAACAGGTATTTAACAATTATGGAGAGAAAGAAAAATATGTCTTCACGGATATTAATTACCAACAGACGAAAGGTACAACTACTATATTCCATTGTACGGTGGCTTAATATAAGAAAGCAACTGCCCACTTAGTTATTCCAATTTAACAATTTCCAAACgccaaaataatttataaatgttatacaCTTAAATATATTCAACTGACACTACAGAAAGAGTTTAGAACAGATGCTGTCCAACGTAATTGATCTTGGCCCGTTAACACTTTGAATATGGCAGTCTGCTAGTTTGTTCTCCAGATTTTACAATTTGGAGGATGTTGTATGCAAAACAATTCAATATATCAATGTAATGATAACCAAAAGGAGGGGGACAAGTACTAAAACCAAACATTATATCACTAAGTGAATACATTGTTTATTCGAACTTAGTgaatacattgtatattaaaGAGTATTAGTGAATACAATGTACATACACACTAAGTGAATACATTGTATTTTCAAAGTGTAGAAAGCAACAcgatttttataatttattttcctttaaatttgatttaatatatttgCAGTAGGTGCTTACGTTATTCATAGGCATCTTCGCCTTAACACGACATTGCAACAGCCACAGTTTCACAATAGATCATTATGAAGGAATCTgaaatttgaatataattttattcataaaGATGAGAAATTTTAGTCTGTTCTGTCAAGTTAGTGGTCAAATAACAAAACAGTTGAATCCCTTTTTTAAtaaaagtactgaaagtactggtggggcgattttgctgGATTTTTTATAGCCTTGCACTTCACATTGAAAACttaaaattgctttattttaataaaatgtgtattaaatATTTGCTAATGATTCATCAGAGGTACCAACACAATTCTGCAACAGCAAAAAAAAATGCGGAGAGGAGTGGGTGCGGGTGGCTTTTTATCTGCAATATGGGCAAAACGAATACTATATTAGTGGAATGTGACCAATATTCGCCCCAAAAACCGTCAAATTGAGGTCATAAGAATAATAAGACTTTAAGGGGTTTTCCTGCTATTTAAAAAAGGCCGTAAAATGGATCCGATCCCAAcccaaacggacccgatcccaaatcAAATACTTACAGttctggtttgacgatgcttttgaagatgatgaatataaaagcatcaattcaagtttatctacatcaccacaattgtgtatgtgggtatgaaaaacaatttgggtacgaacattttgggtacaaacaatttatgccaaaaaaatgtgggtacggaaaaaaaatgtgggtacgaaaaaaaaattgggtaagaaaaaaacatcaatttggtACAAAATCAAAttcggtacgaaaattttgggtgcgaaaaaaataTGCCTTAAAAAATtggggtaagaaaaaaaaatgggtacgaaaaaaatttgggtacgaaaaaaaaaattggatacgaaaaaaaattgggaacgaaaacaaatcggatacgaaaaaaaatggtacaaacaaaaattgggtaagaaaacaaaacgggtacgaaaaaaaatggatacgaacATTTTTGGGTACAAAAtcaatttgggggtacggggaaatagtaaccgtggggaacttgacccattcagcgaaacttggaggcgggttacattctcgatcaaatctaaatataacaagaaatgtcGCGGCAGCGGCCGACACGTATCCCcccgccgcatagatgttatattagcAAATCTTTGGTTGACATCAAgacaaaaacatgcattaaatagtCTTCATCTTCGATAATGGTGACACATAGACCATAATAAGCTTAAAGCTTaaggtttataatttaaaaaaaaacaagaacagaaTATCAGGAAAGATTTGGAAATCCTTTCtgcaacttgtctgacacaggctagtgaAACTTGTCTTACACAGGCTATTCCAACTTGTCTGACTCAgactagtctaacttgtctgacaaagGCTTGTCTAACATGTCTGCCACAGGCTACTCagacttgtctgacacaggctagtctaacttgtctgacacaggctagtctcacttgtctgacacaggctagtccaacttgtctgacacaggctagtcttacttgtctgacacaggctattctaacttgtctgacacaggcttgtCTAACTGTCTGACaaaggctagtccaacttgtctgatACAGGCTAGttcaacttgtctgacacaggctagtccagcttgtctgacacaggctagtacACTTGTTTGACACAGGCTATTcgaacttgtctgacacaggctagtctgatTTGTTTGACACAAGCttgtctaacttgtctgacacaggctattCTAACTTGCCTGACACAggctgacacaggctagtccaacttgtctgacaaaGGCTAGtttaacttgtctgacacaggcttgtCTAACTTGCCTGACACAGGCTAGTTTAACGTGTCTGAAACAGGTTAGtacaacttgtctgacacaggctagtccaacttgtctgacacaggcaagtctaacttgtctgaaacaggctagtctaacttgtctgacacaggctactCCAACTTGTCTGAGACAGGCTTGTCTAACTTGTCTGGTAAAGGCTGGTCTAACTTGTCTGAaacaggctagtctaacttgtcgGACACAGGCTAGTCTATCCATGGCTACGTCTTTTCACAATGATATTAGCACCCGTGTTACACGCAGTCCGTatggaaggtgtatacagcgacgaGTACTTCGTCCCCATGACACATGttcaatagaccagtttcacaataccgccactgttgctatttttagatatcacgtgacacgtcgaatttcagaacgaggcggAACGTGTAACTGTCTTTGGCGGAGAATATCGATGGTTATGTAccctttaattgtattgtttacattcgggattttcacGAGTACTGACACTGGTAACAATAacgtcaaacatatgcatacagataatgtataagttattttaaaagaaacattctAACACCTAAATAATAGTTCAAGGACATAATATTTAGAACCATTagtgtatataatataaattacatttttatctttataaaaatacgagtTACACATTAACACTAGAGTtaaggtggtctgaagactaaacatcgattattgaacaaaacaaagatatacatttACTGTATAATACAATACATAGTATTATATAAGTATAATTTTCAAAGGTAAGGGTGTGCTGGTGTGTGATGTTTTTCATGAACGATTGGACCTGTAAGAGGTGTGTTGAATTAATTATAAGACAAAGCGCTATAACAGGCGAAGTACATGACACTATTTATGTGTcatgttaattttcttttacattaaatacattttctttgacagcaaatgaaaatatttaagaattattatatACACATGAACAAAAACGGACGTGGTGTAAACTGAAGTGTCTATACATGCATATTGATAACTCTTTATACttgattatgagtgataaatatatgtCATTTTGTATCataaatcaattttgtttttattttcggaaacattatttcaccccgttgtggtcaacgaaaatgctagttttaattattttgtttcgtACACTtacatacactctttataggaatACGTAATTACGGAGTTTTATTTAGCCGGTACCTGCTAAATTCATTAAATGTTAAGCATTTCCGGACATTCGTTTCTACGGACAATCATCTTACGCTTATTTCGTCaaggcggacattcgttcctacgttATTTTAACTGCacggacattcgttccttcgttattttgacaacccggaaaATCGACCCAAAATCATTTTAACAGACCGGATATTCGTTCCTACACACCGGGACATTCGTTCCTTTATCATTTTTCATAATTCTGTCGTCTTGTGTTTACAATATCATTACGTCGCCGAATTTTTCAAAAGCATGAAAGGCCGAAATCAAATGCGTCGTTGCCTTACGCTATCCGAAATGGCTACACGTTCTGAAATTCTGTGGGTCGCGTGACTTCGCGCTCTTATCAGTTttggcctattgtgaaaagggtctattggtCACGTGATAATGCGTGTGCGCATTAATATTAATACCATGCGATCGGAGCTTTTTtctttgcgaatgcagaatctggatgcaaagtTGGGTTAATTGGAATAACGGACTTTATTCTGAAACTGAttcttcggtatacgtatattatgttaccaATGGTGcgaatcacaggtggttagcgtgttgctatgatattaagtagtgaaaacatcattttgaatgataactaatcatattataacgaaaaattatcttttctgaaaaaaaaattcactatcaaatatatatatataacaaggtatgcaactcaaaatcaccccaagacggggtgcatcgctttgaacagccatatcttcatcaattgtgcagcgattttcacgatctcggtcttattcaacgcagaaatgattttcctttctggaaatgtatatgtattgcaatatttttacaaatgctgggtcaacttttaagaaatacacaactcgcatgataGTTCTTTAGTACATGTTCTCATAAGGCGTACGAATGTATATACTGATGGCTGCTTGAGATAAtgagattttatttattttttcattctaTCATAATAACAAGGGTGGattaaaatgaaatgatattcattttcAACATCACATGATTTACAACAAATACTATAGTTTCGTTCTCTAGCTATGAGATTGTTCCTGAACCTACCGATAAGAATTCTTTGATGACTGTAGACTCTTAATTTCCAGAAGTAAAATCTCAGACATAAAGTTAAAAGAtcttaatatgtttaatattgtttatttttattattctttgTACAATAGTAAAACTGAAGTATGTATGTGTAACTTGTCTTGTTTAGTACAATCTATGGCTCTGCATTTAAATTCAGAGAGAAATGCCTTTTTGTTAAGGTACTGGTATTTTATTTGGAAATCTGTTGCACAATTTGAGGTGAATAATTtctaattctttttattttgtataaaagcaaacatcactaaaattaaaaaatattggtgATACAAATGCATCACATAGTAAACCAAAACGGGCAAAAATAGCAGTGTAAAAGGGCAAAATGAACAGTGTGAAAAATCTGCAGCGGTGTAAGAGTGCAAAATCGGCAGTGCAAAAGAGAAATATCGGCAGTCGAAAAAGGGCAAAATCAGCAGTGTACAACTAAAATCTAATAATGAAATCCCAAACCTTCACACAGCACAGTAAAATGTATTCCCCATGTCACTTGCATATTTATTAAAGCAGTTGAGAATCAAAATAATGTTGCATATACTTATTTATTGGTCATTAAAAATCCCTTACCTTCTGATATGATGCTATGACCCCTGAGGTTTAATTTCTAAGCAGACTTATTGCGCAGTAAACAACTATTAATCAAATATTATTTCTGCATTGGATATTATTATTTCCAAagcaaacttaaaacaaaaaatgtacatttatcagTCGTCGCAAAAAATAATGTGCACGTATGAATGTTTTTCACACGTcgaatttcatataaaaatagcACAAAATTACGTGGTCTTGAACACCAGTATTTTGTGACTTTCTGCCATCCCTACGATAAGTGTGTCTGTAAGTGAACTGAAGAAAACTGCAGTTGGCTTCCTCACATCATCTTTCTCGGTAACCACCTCTGCTAGTCTATGTCTCCCATCTCTGTCTACCATGAGAACTGTGTGAGACAAACCTCCACACACCAGGACTTGTCCCATCTCTGTCACATGGAGGCCTGGTGGCACACTTATGGGTCTCCAGTCCAACGCCGGGTCAGTCAGTGTGGAGATCACTGTGCCATCGCTGGACAGGGTGACTAACGTGTTTTTGATCTTGTTGGCAACATATATCCTGTCTCCATCTGGACTGACTGTACAGTATATGGCTGTAAATAAACGAGAAATAAAGAGTACATGTTTCATGTAAGAATATTTTGTATGgaatggcatttttttttaaagctcatACATAAGAAGCAGGTTTAAGGTGCAAGTAACACAATAATATATAACTAAGTGTGTTATACAAAAATGAAGTGGAGAAGTAGAATTTCTTGTGCTAAAATTGAGCCTTCATGGagaaaaatatttcataacaacCTAGAACATAGAGAACCATAAGCTTCTtagtttaaaacaaacacaatatgatTACATGTCGAAGTCCCGGATGTATCCTCATACATCTTGCTCAAACGTCTTCCTTCCACAGTGTAGTGGTAAAGGTTTGATTGGGATGTTATATACAGGTAACCTTGTTGAAGGGCAATACTCATACACTGGTGTTCGAGTCTTAATGTCCTGTCTTGTACCAAACTGCTATTGGTGAGTTTGATGAACAAACATTCATGATTTCCTAAAGCAACAGCCACTAGATTAGAGTCAACGCCACATATTGACCTTGGTGAACCATTCACGCCAAGTTGGGATACCACCCTGTACGCCCTATCCAGCAATTTAATTTTCTTGTTAGCCATGTCTGCGATGACAAGTTTTCCGGAAGCTACCTCACAAATGCTGGTTATACTGCAAGGGAAGGAGTCATCAGTCATTTTAACTATATACTGTTGATTACTTTTCACTGTGATGTCTTGATTTGGTTTGGAAAGCTTACCTtccatattttcataattttgacgGGTTATTTGTGATGGGATAGACTTGTCTTGCAATCTGGTTCCAAAATCGGATATTTGAATGTTCTCATAGGCTGAATTTCTTGCCATATCTGTTTTGCCTGTCAAACATAATTCTGACTCCAATACCTGGCTTGGCTGGGTTATTACACTTAACTGGCTTTCAGTAACAGGTTGGCTAGATGGAGCCGATACTTGGGTTTCTTCAggatttgtttcattttcagtttgCGATTCCTGTATGTCtctgtgtatattttgtaacattgCGAGAGCAGACAGACTTCTTTCTATGATTGGTTCTGGCATATAAGTGAATGTCACGTCAACGTTCGTTGGCATTTCAATTAAAGCTGCTCTTGCCTTAAAACAATGCTTAAGGCCATGATTGTACATTAATAAAGAAGAAGTGTCACTTTTGTCTTTTACTTTCACCCATTCTTCTAGTACAGATTTTGTGTTTCCAATAAACTCGTTGCATGTTTTGACATTATGCTGGACAGATGTCTTCATTAAATGTAACTCCTGGGTGGTATTTTTCTCCATTTGATCGAAATAATTATTGATGTTCTTCCGCGAAGCATTTATTTCTTCCAGAATTTGCTTGAATGTTTTCTCAGAAGACTGCATATAGCCCACAAAGTCAGTTTTCTTCTCCACAAATTGTTCTTGTAATAAATCAAGATTTGCTGAAAGTTGTTGAAAATCTCCTTTCTGGCGAAGGCCTTTCACTTTATCAGCAATGAGTATCACGTGATGACATGGCCTGAAAAAGTCAATCGTTTTTAGCTCTAGCCTTTATTGTGAATAAACACTAGTTTCTCTAAAACTTGTTTTAATCATGTGtattatgtttttacaaaatcGTCAACAAATGTGTTTATTCAAATCTTTACATCTGAAATGTGTTACCCATGTCCCTTATATTATGATGTTTGATATTATTGTCAGTGGAGTTGTTTTACTGCAAGTGTTATTCTTATAattcttaatatatgtttaaacagCCTTTTGTAAGTGCGTGTTTCTTAAATCACATTTAgccaaattacaaaaaaatatctctatttataatcaataaaatagtaCCTATTTATATCAATGTTAATACTAACTCGACATGCAGATTGTTAattatagacaaagaaggaaatcatgTGTGTGTTATTCTTCTATAAACATTGACGGAGActtatgtttcaaatttcattcTGAGGAAATGAGCAGAAGAACAAACGTTCATAAACTTtgctaaattataattattacaaacttgatttttttttacagcatAATGCACTATAAGCCTACTATATGGTAATTACATTCACACAAAACATAAACGTTAATAAACTTTTTATCTTACATTTGCATGTTCGCAAGTTACATTAAAGTAGGTATCAACTTAACAGACTTTATATTGCTTgtttgatttttaaccaggttttccgaagaaaaactggttattagattggcgaatgcgggagggctggctggcgggctttCGGGCGGGCGACACAagattgtgtccgctctctatttcaagtttatttcatccgatcttcaccaaacttggtcagaagttgtatctagatgatgtctaggttaagtttgaatatgggatatgccgggtgaaaaactaggtcatggggtcacttagtgcgttttttaacattcagcattgaaaacctggttttgtgacaattttgtcccttgttatcaaTTTCAGTTGACATCACTGATACTCGAGGGTGAATTCACGTGGTAGGAAAATGGACAGAATATAGAGAGACATAGTTCTCATGCATTTTCTATGTGAATACAGCATAATACCAATAAGATCTTATCAAAATTgaacttatatattttctttcataGTTAATTGTCGAATAAGCCACGGTCTGGAGTATAGATGTGAGTTATCAAATCACTCTTGCTTTGAACTGGCAATTTAATTCCCACACTTCTATACTCCtgactgatgtttatttaatattttttatattaattcttATTAACTTTCTATTGTAATTTTGCATCCCAATGGTGGGGGAGATATAGTTAGAGAGCAATCAtaataaatgatataaattacatgtattactGTTATATTACAACTATTTATTACATTTCTCACATTCTTAAATAGgagaaaatttaattaaaattgttaaactaAACAGATGGATCCTGGGTTTACCGTGAATAATTCAGATTAATCCCCAGCTAATTCCATTCATTTATAACCAAAGCCatcacaaacattacaaacaaaatccACATATTTAATGCTGCAAATGAACATAATGTCCGAGTGCCTGGATTCCAGAATAATTTATATATGATTTGGTGAGCCTTCTTTAGATAATGTTAATTAACATACTTGTGATTCTGTAGATGACAGACTGTGCACAGCAACTCATTGTGATCCTCGCAGAACACTTCCATTTTTCTTCCCTTGTGCTCCCTACACAATTCTATTGGATCATCTGTGGCCTTGGTAACTGGCCACTTGGTCAGATCTTCTCTCCCAAATACAGTGTGCTTTTTAAAGAGCTGATTGTGGTGTTGCACACAGCTGCTACAATAACA
This is a stretch of genomic DNA from Dreissena polymorpha isolate Duluth1 chromosome 7, UMN_Dpol_1.0, whole genome shotgun sequence. It encodes these proteins:
- the LOC127838999 gene encoding RING finger domain and kelch repeat-containing protein DDB_G0271372-like, whose translation is MASNFEASISKGSDLIYDYSCDICEENEINKQADMYCEKCSKCYCSSCVQHHNQLFKKHTVFGREDLTKWPVTKATDDPIELCREHKGRKMEVFCEDHNELLCTVCHLQNHKPCHHVILIADKVKGLRQKGDFQQLSANLDLLQEQFVEKKTDFVGYMQSSEKTFKQILEEINASRKNINNYFDQMEKNTTQELHLMKTSVQHNVKTCNEFIGNTKSVLEEWVKVKDKSDTSSLLMYNHGLKHCFKARAALIEMPTNVDVTFTYMPEPIIERSLSALAMLQNIHRDIQESQTENETNPEETQVSAPSSQPVTESQLSVITQPSQVLESELCLTGKTDMARNSAYENIQISDFGTRLQDKSIPSQITRQNYENMEGKLSKPNQDITVKSNQQYIVKMTDDSFPCSITSICEVASGKLVIADMANKKIKLLDRAYRVVSQLGVNGSPRSICGVDSNLVAVALGNHECLFIKLTNSSLVQDRTLRLEHQCMSIALQQGYLYITSQSNLYHYTVEGRRLSKMYEDTSGTSTSIYCTVSPDGDRIYVANKIKNTLVTLSSDGTVISTLTDPALDWRPISVPPGLHVTEMGQVLVCGGLSHTVLMVDRDGRHRLAEVVTEKDDVRKPTAVFFSSLTDTLIVGMAESHKILVFKTT